A single genomic interval of Natronolimnobius sp. AArcel1 harbors:
- a CDS encoding DUF5806 family protein: MDEDGLNADPASDRDAESPAETGLDGSTDASETTDSADTSADDSSAVAGEETTDEAAMPGVPDPEPEESDVPDDVQKYARFTKMDGAQYDRVNEFLRDRTYITAREWAIARLCADFRTETGVEMTKIGENLPELVPFMTDTYTPQAVNQARSSFEDKVRTAGATFLYGAMCDFFTAEELDDVMYESTEVAKFLLEVEGVDLSVEDELEAEERISSVMREVRAASEELREQDEE; this comes from the coding sequence ATGGACGAGGATGGACTGAACGCGGATCCCGCTTCTGATCGTGATGCCGAGTCGCCGGCCGAAACCGGCCTTGACGGTTCAACTGACGCCTCTGAGACCACTGATTCTGCCGACACGAGTGCTGATGACTCGTCTGCTGTGGCGGGTGAGGAGACGACAGACGAGGCTGCGATGCCGGGCGTGCCGGACCCCGAACCCGAAGAGTCCGACGTGCCTGACGATGTCCAGAAGTATGCTCGCTTCACAAAGATGGACGGCGCGCAGTACGACCGCGTTAACGAGTTTCTGCGCGACCGGACCTATATCACCGCCCGCGAGTGGGCAATCGCCCGTCTCTGTGCCGACTTCCGGACCGAAACCGGCGTCGAGATGACCAAAATCGGCGAGAACCTGCCCGAACTCGTCCCCTTCATGACCGACACCTACACGCCGCAGGCGGTCAATCAGGCCCGCTCCTCCTTCGAAGACAAAGTCCGAACCGCAGGCGCAACCTTCCTCTACGGCGCGATGTGTGACTTTTTCACCGCCGAGGAACTCGACGACGTGATGTACGAGTCGACTGAGGTCGCGAAATTCCTCCTCGAGGTCGAAGGCGTTGACCTCTCCGTCGAGGACGAACTCGAGGCCGAAGAGCGAATCTCGAGTGTGATGCGAGAGGTGCGCGCGGCCAGTGAGGAACTGCGAGAACAGGACGAAGAGTGA
- a CDS encoding thiolase family protein, translating to MTQTPVVVKAVRTPQGKEDGVFADVRSEDLSVPLIDEILAETGLSGEEIDDLMWGCAQQRSEQGNNVARVIALLSELGEHVPATTINRWCASSMQSIMSAADAIAAGNRDAIIAGGVENMSRVQMGDNMGSVHPGMADLYNVGELQMGMTAEKVAEEYDITREQQDEYAAQSQQRAVDATESGRFDDEIVPIETNVASETQRADGEAVDEDGTVSEDEGLRPGTTADKLGDLPAVFKSDGTVTPGNASQISDGASALLVTSEAFAEEHDLEILAEVGMNNVAGVDPTVMGVGPVPATRGLLERNGRDIEEYDLVELNEAFASQAIYSRNELGVDPETFNVNGGAIAIGHPLGASGARLPVTLIHELAKRGGGLGLATLCVGFGQGAAIEFDVN from the coding sequence ATGACACAGACGCCAGTCGTCGTGAAAGCAGTGCGAACGCCACAAGGGAAAGAAGACGGCGTATTTGCAGACGTCCGCAGCGAGGATCTGTCGGTGCCGCTGATTGACGAGATCCTCGCGGAGACGGGCCTCTCTGGCGAGGAAATCGACGATCTGATGTGGGGCTGTGCCCAGCAACGTAGCGAGCAGGGTAACAACGTTGCCCGCGTCATCGCGCTGCTTTCGGAACTCGGCGAGCACGTGCCCGCGACGACGATCAACCGCTGGTGTGCGTCCTCGATGCAGTCCATCATGTCCGCCGCAGACGCTATTGCGGCCGGCAACCGAGATGCCATCATCGCTGGCGGCGTCGAGAACATGAGCCGCGTCCAGATGGGCGACAACATGGGCAGTGTCCACCCCGGGATGGCCGACCTGTACAACGTCGGCGAACTCCAGATGGGTATGACCGCCGAGAAGGTCGCCGAGGAGTACGATATCACACGCGAGCAACAAGATGAGTACGCCGCACAGAGCCAACAGCGCGCCGTCGACGCCACCGAATCGGGCCGGTTCGACGACGAAATCGTCCCCATCGAAACCAACGTTGCGTCGGAGACGCAACGAGCAGACGGCGAAGCCGTCGACGAGGATGGAACCGTCTCCGAAGACGAGGGACTCCGTCCCGGCACGACCGCCGACAAGCTCGGCGACCTCCCAGCCGTGTTTAAATCCGACGGCACTGTCACGCCCGGCAACGCCTCCCAGATTTCCGACGGCGCGTCCGCGCTCTTGGTGACGAGTGAGGCCTTCGCCGAGGAACACGACCTCGAGATTCTGGCCGAAGTCGGGATGAACAACGTCGCCGGCGTCGACCCAACCGTAATGGGCGTCGGGCCGGTTCCGGCAACGCGTGGCCTGCTCGAGCGCAACGGGCGTGATATCGAGGAGTACGACCTCGTCGAACTCAACGAGGCCTTCGCGAGCCAGGCGATCTACTCGCGGAACGAACTCGGTGTCGACCCCGAGACGTTCAACGTCAACGGCGGCGCAATTGCGATTGGGCACCCACTGGGGGCCTCGGGCGCACGCCTGCCAGTAACGCTCATCCACGAACTCGCAAAACGCGGCGGCGGCCTCGGACTGGCGACACTGTGTGTTGGCTTTGGCCAAGGTGCAGCGATCGAGTTCGACGTCAACTAA
- a CDS encoding response regulator, which produces MGLPKHVDEILLVEDNPGDVRLTKELLKEVEMEPTLHVVTDGADALDFLHQRGEYTDAPRPDLILLDLHLRRMDGEEVLAAMDGDVQEIPVIVLSGSQQGADLKLTDVEADVDACMEKPLEPDALSDVTDSINTKQ; this is translated from the coding sequence ATGGGGCTTCCAAAGCACGTAGACGAAATACTTTTAGTAGAGGACAATCCGGGTGACGTCCGACTCACGAAGGAACTCCTCAAGGAAGTCGAGATGGAGCCGACGCTGCACGTCGTCACGGACGGCGCTGACGCCCTCGATTTCTTGCACCAGCGTGGAGAGTACACCGACGCCCCGCGACCAGATCTGATCCTTCTTGATCTGCATCTGCGGCGAATGGATGGTGAGGAAGTACTGGCCGCAATGGATGGAGACGTTCAAGAGATTCCCGTCATCGTTCTCTCTGGGTCACAGCAAGGCGCCGACCTCAAACTGACTGATGTCGAAGCGGATGTCGACGCCTGCATGGAAAAACCACTCGAGCCCGATGCCCTGTCGGACGTCACAGACTCGATCAACACGAAACAGTAA